Within Epilithonimonas zeae, the genomic segment AACAGTGTATCGCTTTACTGACTGGAAATGAGAAGTCTAAGGTAAGAAGCGGTAAATTAATCGAATTTGAAGGGGCTTCTGAATCTGATTTGGTGAAAATCAAAGATCTGCTTATTAATAAAGTGGAATCTCAGGAAAAAGATTTGTCAATTTTAGACATTCCTGCGGAAGAAACGCCATCAAAAGTTATTGTTCACGAAAACTTCATCAATTTTGATGATGCTCAGCTTGAAGAATTCTTTAATAAGCACGGTTTTGCGTTAGGTTTGGATGATTTGAAATTCATTCAGGAATATTTTAAATCGGAACAAAGAAATCCTACGGAAACGGAACTAAAAGTTTTAGACACGTATTGGAGTGACCACTGTCGTCACACGACTTTTGAAACGGAATTATCAAATATTGAATTTGAAGGACAGTTCAAACATACATTGGAAACGATTTTCAATGATTATATCGAAAAAAGAAAATTCTTAGGACGCGAATTGAAACCAATCTCTTTAATGGATCTGGCGACAGTTTGCGGAAGATATTTCCATAAAACAGGCAATTTGGAGAACTTGGTGGTTTCTGACGAAATCAACGCCTGTACAATCCAAATCGAAGCTGAATACGACGGTAAAAAAGAACCTTGGTATTTGTTATTCAAAAATGAAACACATAATCACCCGACGGAAATTGAGCCTTTTGGTGGGGCTTCAACGTGTTTGGGTGGTGCAATCAGAGATCCTTTGTCCGGACGTTCTTTCGTTTTCCAGGCGATGAGATTAACGGGTGCTGCGGATGTTCTGGAGCCTGTTGACCAAACTTTACCGGGGAAATTACCCCAAAAAACAATTACAAAACAGGCTGCAAACGGATATTCTTCTTATGGTAACCAAATCGGTTTGGCGACTACAATGGTTTCTGAAATCTATGATGAAGGCTACAAAGCAAAAAGAATGGAAGTTGGTTTCGTTGCCGGAGCGGTTCCTGTGGATTGGGTAAGACGTGAAAAGCCTGCAAATGGTGATTCTATCATCATTTTAGGAGGAGCAACCGGTCGTGACGGTGTTGGAGGAGCAAGCGGAAGTTCAAAAGAGCAGGACGAAACTTCTATCCATACGATGAGTTCTGAAGTTCAGAAAGGAAATGCGGTTGAAGAACGTAAAATCCAGAGATTATTCAGAAATCCTGAAGTAACGAGACTGATTAAAAAATCGAATGACTTCGGAGCTGGTGGTGTTTCTGTAGCGATTGGTGAAATTGCTGATTCTTTGGAAGTTAATCTGGATGTTTTACCTTTAAAATATGAAGGTTTGAACGGAACGGAACTGGCTATTTCCGAATCTCAGGAAAGAATGGCAGTTGTGGTTGAACCAAAAGATAAAGAAAAATTCATCAAGTTCTGTGAAGCTGAAAATATTGTAGCTGTTGAAGTGGCAAAAGTGACAGATTCTGGAAGAATGCAGATGTTCTGGAAAGGCGATAAAATTGTTGACCTTTCAAGAGAATTCTTAGATACGAACGGTTGTTCAAAAAGTCAGGAAGTTAAAATTACGCACCTGAATGAAGTAAAAGAAGAAACTCCGTCATTCAATGAGGAAAACTTTTTGAAAATTTTAGGAGATAAAAATGTTGCTTCTCAAAAAGGATTGCTGGAAATGTTCGATTCTTCTATCGGTGCGACTACGGTTGCGATGCCTTTAGGTGGAAAATACCAGCAGACTTTGATGGAAGGAAGTGTTCAGACATTACCGATCATCGGAGCAAAAGATATCGAAACAGTTTCTTTGGCAAGTTGGGGCTTTGATGCTGAAATTTCTAAACAGAACTCTTTGTTGGGAGCTTCTTATGCTGTCGTTGAAAGTGTTGCAAAAATCGTTGCGATGGGTGGCGATTATAAAAATATCAGATTCAGTTTCCAGGAATATTTTGAGAAATTAGGTCAGAACCCTGAAAAGTGGGGTAAACCTTTAGCTTCTTTGCTAGGAGCCTATGATGCTCAAATTAATTTTGGTTTAGCAGCGATTGGAGGTAAAGATTCAATGAGTGGAACGTATCAGGATCTGAATGTTCCGCCAACGTTGATTTCTTTCGCTTGTGCGAACGGAGAAAAGAAAAACATTATCTCTCCTGAATTTAAGAAGGCAGGAAATAAAGTGTATTTCTTCAATCATATCGCTCAGGAAAATGGACTTCCGAACTATGATGTTTTAAAAACTGTTTATGAATTTATTTTTGAAAACATAAAAGCTGGAAAAATCGTTTCAGTAAAAACGGTGAAAGAAGGAGGAGTTGCTGTTGCTTTAGCAAAAATGAGCTTTGGAAACAGATTAGGTGCTGAAATTAAAGTTGCTGAAAATTCTTTATTAGCGAAAAATATCGGAAGCTTAATCATCGAATCTAAGGAAGAATTGAGCTCTGTAAATCTTCAATTAATAGGAAAAGTTGTTGCAGACGAAGTTTTAACGATCAACAATCAACCAACAACCATTAACAAACTTTTGGCTGCAAACACAAATACATTTGAGAATCTTTTCCCAACGATTGAAAAAGAAAAAATCACGGTTGTAATTGATGAAAAATTAAACTCGATCAACCCAAGAAATATTATCATCAAAAAACACGGAATCGCTCAGCCGAAAGTATTTGCACCGGTTTTCCCGGGAACAAACTGTGAATATGATACACTGAACGCTTTCGCAAAAGAAGGAGCTGTTACAAGCAGCCTGCCTTTAATCAATATCAATCACCAGTTATTGGATGAAAGTATTGATGCTTGGGTAGAAGAAATTAAAACTTCTCAGATTTTGGCTTTCTCAGGAGGTTTTTCAGCAGGTGACGAGCCGGATGGTTCTGCAAAATTCATCGTTAACGTTTTGAAAAACGAAAAAATGAGAAATGCAGTTCACGAATTACTAGATAGAGACGGAATGATCATCGGGATCTGTAACGGTTTCCAGGCATTGGTGAAATCAGGATTGTTACCTTACGGAAGAATCAAAGATCTGGATGAAAATTCTCCGACTTTGGCTCACAACGCCATCAGAAGACACATTTCTCAGATGGTAAACGTAAGAGTTGTGAATGACGAATCGCCTTGGTTAAAAGGAATGAAAGATCAGGTGTTCACGATTCCGATTTCTCACGGGGAAGGTCGTTTTATGGCTTCGGAAGCGGAAATTCAAAAGCTGTATGAAAACGGACAGATTGCAACCCAATATTTAGATTTAGAAGGAAATATCGCTCACGGAATGCCGTTCAATCCAAATAACTCATTGTTCGGAATTGAAGGAATTACGAGTCCGGATGGAAAAATATTCGGTAGAATGGGACACCCTGAACGTTTTGCAGAAGGTTTAATGAAAAATATTCCGACTGCGAATTATCATAATATCTTCAAAAATGGAGTGGAGTATTTTAAGTAAGCTTTAAGTTTAGTTACTCAAATAACAATAAAAGGAAAATGACTGTCATTATTGGCAGTCATTTTTTTTGACAAATTGCAACATTTTTTCAATTCCCGCATCTTAATGATAGCAAGACCATCACAAACTATTATATGAAACTTAAATTATTATTAAGCTTATTTGCATTCAGTTCTATTGCAATATTTTCACAATCTTATAAAATAATCTACGATTTTAAATGGAAAACCGAAGAACATTCAAAAGATTATAACTCTGAGTTAACCGTTCTTTTAAAAAATGATGAGAAATCTTATTTCGAATCATTGGCAAAATTTAAGTATGATTCAATAAAAACAAAACTGGTAAAGCAGGGAAGCAGAAGTTTTCCGGCACCCAAACAGCAATGGAAACTACAGACTTTAATTTTTAAAGATTTAAAATCTCAAACAACAATTACTGAAGAAAACTTTTTCGATAAAGTTTATTTGACAACCTATCGTTGTAAACCCACCTGGAAAATCCTTCAGGAAAAAAGCAAGGTGCTTAATTATAATGTACAAAAAGCTGAGGCTGATTTTGGGGGAAGAAAATGGTTTGCCTGGTTTACCAATGAGATACCTATCAGTGACGGACCTTATAAATTTTACGGATTGCCCGGACTGATCCTGAAAATATCTGATTCGGAAGAGAATTTTATTTTCGAAATCAAAGGACTTACCAAAGAACAATATAATATTGAAGGACGCAATGCTTACGATTCCAAAGTCAACCTCACGCCTAAAAAATGGGACGTATTTTGGAAGAAATATCGCGAAGACCCATCGATGATTTTTGCTAATCTCAATTCTCCGAATAACACTTTTACTTATGTTTATAACGGCTTAAGTGTAGACAGTAAAGAAGCTAAAGAGATTTACAACAAGACCGAAAAAGAAAAAATCGATATTTTTAAAATTCCTATTGAAACCAAATCGTGTGAACATTAATTAAAAAATCAGAAAAAATATAAAAAACTGCAACATTTGGAATTGGTTTGCGTCTATTATATAGAACCATAAAAAAA encodes:
- a CDS encoding phosphoribosylformylglycinamidine synthase, producing the protein MNKRIFVEKRGIFDVESPKIFDEVKAVVPSIQSVKVYNVYDIFGLNDGEFEKVVNSTFVDPVTDILIEENPAQGIHFALEFLPGQYDQRADSAQQCIALLTGNEKSKVRSGKLIEFEGASESDLVKIKDLLINKVESQEKDLSILDIPAEETPSKVIVHENFINFDDAQLEEFFNKHGFALGLDDLKFIQEYFKSEQRNPTETELKVLDTYWSDHCRHTTFETELSNIEFEGQFKHTLETIFNDYIEKRKFLGRELKPISLMDLATVCGRYFHKTGNLENLVVSDEINACTIQIEAEYDGKKEPWYLLFKNETHNHPTEIEPFGGASTCLGGAIRDPLSGRSFVFQAMRLTGAADVLEPVDQTLPGKLPQKTITKQAANGYSSYGNQIGLATTMVSEIYDEGYKAKRMEVGFVAGAVPVDWVRREKPANGDSIIILGGATGRDGVGGASGSSKEQDETSIHTMSSEVQKGNAVEERKIQRLFRNPEVTRLIKKSNDFGAGGVSVAIGEIADSLEVNLDVLPLKYEGLNGTELAISESQERMAVVVEPKDKEKFIKFCEAENIVAVEVAKVTDSGRMQMFWKGDKIVDLSREFLDTNGCSKSQEVKITHLNEVKEETPSFNEENFLKILGDKNVASQKGLLEMFDSSIGATTVAMPLGGKYQQTLMEGSVQTLPIIGAKDIETVSLASWGFDAEISKQNSLLGASYAVVESVAKIVAMGGDYKNIRFSFQEYFEKLGQNPEKWGKPLASLLGAYDAQINFGLAAIGGKDSMSGTYQDLNVPPTLISFACANGEKKNIISPEFKKAGNKVYFFNHIAQENGLPNYDVLKTVYEFIFENIKAGKIVSVKTVKEGGVAVALAKMSFGNRLGAEIKVAENSLLAKNIGSLIIESKEELSSVNLQLIGKVVADEVLTINNQPTTINKLLAANTNTFENLFPTIEKEKITVVIDEKLNSINPRNIIIKKHGIAQPKVFAPVFPGTNCEYDTLNAFAKEGAVTSSLPLININHQLLDESIDAWVEEIKTSQILAFSGGFSAGDEPDGSAKFIVNVLKNEKMRNAVHELLDRDGMIIGICNGFQALVKSGLLPYGRIKDLDENSPTLAHNAIRRHISQMVNVRVVNDESPWLKGMKDQVFTIPISHGEGRFMASEAEIQKLYENGQIATQYLDLEGNIAHGMPFNPNNSLFGIEGITSPDGKIFGRMGHPERFAEGLMKNIPTANYHNIFKNGVEYFK
- a CDS encoding GLPGLI family protein — translated: MKLKLLLSLFAFSSIAIFSQSYKIIYDFKWKTEEHSKDYNSELTVLLKNDEKSYFESLAKFKYDSIKTKLVKQGSRSFPAPKQQWKLQTLIFKDLKSQTTITEENFFDKVYLTTYRCKPTWKILQEKSKVLNYNVQKAEADFGGRKWFAWFTNEIPISDGPYKFYGLPGLILKISDSEENFIFEIKGLTKEQYNIEGRNAYDSKVNLTPKKWDVFWKKYREDPSMIFANLNSPNNTFTYVYNGLSVDSKEAKEIYNKTEKEKIDIFKIPIETKSCEH